Proteins from one Bos taurus isolate L1 Dominette 01449 registration number 42190680 breed Hereford chromosome 7, ARS-UCD2.0, whole genome shotgun sequence genomic window:
- the PGPEP1 gene encoding pyroglutamyl-peptidase 1 isoform X2 yields the protein MATAVTLEKCGHNKGYKGLDNCRFCPGSQCCVEDGPESIDSIIDMDAVCKRVTTLGLDVSVTISQDAGRYLCDFTYYTSLYQSHGRSAFVHVPPLGKPYNADQLGRALRAIIEEMLDLLEQSEGKINCCHEH from the exons ATGGCAACCGCAGTCACACTGGAGAAGTGTGGACACAACAAGGGTTACAAGGGCCTGGACAACTGCCGATTCTGCCCCGGCTCCCAGTGCTGTGTGGAGGACGGGCCGGAAAGCATTGACTCCATCATCGACATGGATGCTGTGTGTAAGAGGGTCACTACACTGGGCTTAGATGTGTCAGTGACCATTTCACAAGATGCAGGCAG GTACCTCTGCGACTTCACCTACTATACCTCTCTGTACCAGAGTCACGGCCGCTCAGCCTTTGTTCACGTGCCCCCTCTGGGCAAGCCGTACAATGCAGACCAGCTGGGCCGGGCACTTCGGGCCATCATTGAGGAGATGCTGGACCTCCTAGAGCAGTCAGAAGGCAAAATCAACTGTTGCCATGAACACTGA